The Streptomyces phaeolivaceus genome has a window encoding:
- a CDS encoding SDR family NAD(P)-dependent oxidoreductase, translated as MTVTEDGPATTDEVVYGPGIDPERLAVCLGVLEELDKLEVDHPDAIAVRRATAGVYRTVKQRRRQERRAAKTAHDKAVTESTATGSAQRIDDETEGILPSSVTEEGRIAGILQRPRSCYTCKTRYVEVDYFYHQLCAGCARLNRGKRDARADLTGKRALLTGGRAKIGMYIALRLLRDGAHTTITTRFPKDAIRRFKAMDDSADWMHRLEVVGIDLRDPAQAVALADQVTEAGPLDILINNATQTVRRLPSAYAALVDGESAPLPAGELPPYHVIGAFNSGAVDGLTGSAALPVGTSGLDAQRVADLALVAGNASVARHLDGTAIDAGGLVPDVVDTNTWVQTIEQISPVELLETQLCNYTAPFILISKLRPAMADAARKAASGRAYVVNVSAMEGVFGRGYKGAGHPNTNAAKAAMNMVTRTSAQEMFQTDGILMTSVDTGWITDERPHFDKLRLADEGFHAPLDLVDGAARVYDPVVLGEQGEDVYGVFLKDYAPGKW; from the coding sequence ATGACGGTGACAGAGGACGGCCCGGCGACCACGGACGAGGTCGTGTACGGCCCGGGGATCGACCCGGAGCGGCTCGCCGTGTGCCTCGGCGTGCTGGAGGAACTGGACAAGCTGGAGGTCGACCACCCCGACGCCATCGCGGTGCGCCGGGCGACCGCCGGTGTCTACCGCACGGTCAAGCAGCGCCGCCGTCAGGAACGCCGCGCCGCCAAGACCGCGCACGACAAGGCGGTCACCGAGTCCACCGCCACCGGCTCCGCCCAGCGCATCGACGACGAGACCGAGGGCATCCTGCCGTCCTCCGTCACCGAGGAGGGCAGGATCGCGGGGATACTCCAGCGCCCCCGCTCCTGCTACACCTGCAAGACCCGGTACGTCGAGGTCGACTACTTCTACCACCAGCTCTGCGCCGGCTGCGCCCGCCTGAACCGCGGCAAGCGCGACGCCCGCGCCGACCTCACCGGCAAGCGCGCCCTGCTCACCGGCGGTCGCGCCAAGATCGGTATGTACATCGCGCTGCGGCTGCTGCGCGACGGCGCGCACACCACGATCACCACACGCTTCCCCAAGGACGCCATCCGCCGCTTCAAGGCCATGGACGACTCCGCGGACTGGATGCACCGCCTGGAGGTTGTCGGCATCGACCTGCGCGACCCGGCCCAGGCCGTGGCCCTCGCCGACCAGGTCACCGAGGCGGGCCCCCTCGACATCCTCATCAACAACGCCACCCAGACCGTACGCCGCCTGCCCTCCGCCTACGCCGCCCTGGTCGACGGCGAGAGCGCCCCGCTGCCCGCCGGCGAGCTGCCCCCGTACCACGTCATCGGCGCCTTCAACTCCGGCGCGGTGGACGGCCTCACCGGGAGCGCCGCGCTGCCCGTCGGCACCAGCGGTCTCGACGCGCAGCGGGTCGCCGACCTCGCCCTGGTCGCGGGCAACGCCAGCGTCGCCCGGCACCTGGACGGCACCGCCATCGACGCGGGCGGTCTCGTCCCCGACGTCGTCGACACCAACACCTGGGTGCAGACCATCGAGCAGATCTCCCCGGTGGAGCTGCTGGAGACCCAGCTCTGCAACTACACGGCCCCCTTCATCCTCATCAGCAAGCTCCGCCCGGCCATGGCCGACGCCGCCCGGAAGGCGGCCAGCGGACGGGCGTACGTCGTGAACGTCTCGGCGATGGAGGGTGTCTTCGGCCGCGGCTACAAGGGCGCGGGACACCCGAACACCAACGCCGCCAAGGCCGCGATGAACATGGTCACGCGGACCAGCGCCCAGGAGATGTTCCAGACCGACGGCATCCTGATGACCTCGGTCGACACCGGCTGGATCACCGACGAGCGCCCGCACTTCGACAAGCTGCGCCTCGCCGACGAGGGCTTCCACGCCCCGCTCGACCTCGTCGACGGCGCGGCCCGGGTCTACGACCCCGTCGTCCTCGGCGAGCAGGGCGAGGACGTGTACGGCGTCTTCCTCAAGGACTACGCGCCCGGCAAGTGGTGA
- a CDS encoding GNAT family N-acetyltransferase: protein MQIREATAADWPGIWPFWHRVVAAGETYTWDPDTSEEAARALWMAPAKRVYVAEDETGAVVGSAFLTPNYAGPAARIANAGFMADPDRGGRGIGRALAEHVLAEAVDQGFRGMVFNAVVETNPAVRLWTSLGFTVLGTVPDAFEHPKDGRVGLHIMYKAL from the coding sequence ATGCAGATCAGAGAAGCCACCGCCGCCGACTGGCCCGGGATCTGGCCGTTCTGGCACCGTGTCGTCGCCGCCGGTGAGACCTACACCTGGGACCCGGACACCTCCGAGGAAGCCGCCCGCGCGCTGTGGATGGCGCCCGCGAAGCGCGTGTACGTCGCCGAGGACGAGACCGGAGCGGTGGTCGGCTCCGCCTTCCTCACCCCCAACTACGCCGGCCCCGCCGCCCGTATCGCCAACGCGGGCTTCATGGCCGACCCCGACCGGGGTGGCCGAGGCATCGGCCGGGCCCTCGCCGAACACGTCCTCGCCGAGGCCGTGGACCAGGGTTTCCGGGGCATGGTGTTCAACGCGGTCGTCGAGACCAACCCCGCCGTACGGCTCTGGACCTCCCTCGGCTTCACCGTCCTCGGCACCGTCCCGGACGCCTTCGAGCACCCGAAGGACGGCCGGGTGGGCCTGCACATCATGTACAAGGCGCTCTGA
- a CDS encoding amidase has product MTTWAGRTAAEIAAAVREKKVTPRAVLAEHLARIEALDGRIGAFRKVRAEAALAEADEVADRADLAELPLAGVPVAIKDNLAVRGEATRNGSAATPETPAGEDHVTVARLRAAGAVVVGLTNVPELCVFGTTDGVHGITRNPWDLSRTTGGSSGGSAAAVAAGLVPLALGNDGMGSLRIPAANCGLLGLKPGFGVVPADIGHGDWFGMSENGPLATTVEDARLMFAILAGRDTEEPPGSPSPSSPPGIALSLRSPLLGVTVGRPYADAARRAAELLAGAGLTVRRADPSYPVWLGTTSLAHWTAGTAVDAEGLDPRLLTRRTRVHAAVGRRLVKGVRAGDHRERLRRRLEPFFAEHDVLLTPALARRGPAAARWHERGWLRNLLVNTNYSPLTPPWNLTGWPAMSVPFGTLPSGAPCAVQLVGRPGSERELLAVAGRLEQLNPWRRTAPLD; this is encoded by the coding sequence GTGACCACCTGGGCCGGCCGGACCGCCGCCGAGATAGCCGCCGCCGTACGGGAGAAGAAGGTCACCCCGCGTGCGGTGCTGGCGGAGCATCTGGCGCGGATCGAGGCGCTGGACGGGCGGATCGGGGCTTTCCGCAAGGTCCGGGCGGAGGCGGCGCTCGCGGAGGCCGACGAGGTGGCGGACCGGGCCGATCTCGCCGAACTGCCGCTGGCGGGCGTGCCGGTGGCGATCAAGGACAACCTCGCCGTACGGGGCGAGGCCACCCGGAACGGGTCCGCGGCGACCCCGGAGACACCCGCCGGGGAGGACCATGTGACCGTGGCCCGGCTGCGGGCGGCGGGCGCGGTGGTCGTGGGGCTGACGAACGTGCCCGAGCTGTGTGTCTTCGGTACGACGGACGGGGTGCACGGCATCACCCGCAACCCGTGGGACCTCTCGCGCACGACCGGCGGCTCCTCGGGCGGCAGCGCGGCGGCGGTGGCCGCCGGGCTGGTGCCGCTGGCCCTCGGCAACGACGGCATGGGGTCGCTGCGGATACCGGCCGCCAACTGCGGTCTGCTCGGCCTCAAGCCGGGCTTCGGTGTCGTCCCGGCGGACATCGGGCACGGCGACTGGTTCGGCATGTCGGAGAACGGCCCGCTGGCGACGACCGTCGAGGACGCCCGGCTGATGTTCGCGATACTGGCGGGACGCGACACCGAGGAACCTCCCGGTTCCCCCTCTCCCTCTTCTCCGCCCGGCATCGCGCTGTCCCTGCGCAGCCCCCTGCTCGGTGTGACCGTGGGTCGCCCGTACGCCGATGCCGCGCGCCGGGCCGCAGAGTTGCTGGCCGGGGCCGGGCTGACGGTGCGGCGGGCAGATCCGTCGTATCCCGTGTGGCTGGGCACGACCTCGCTGGCCCACTGGACGGCGGGCACGGCGGTGGACGCCGAGGGCCTCGATCCACGGCTGCTCACCCGGCGTACGCGGGTGCACGCGGCCGTGGGGCGGCGCCTGGTGAAGGGGGTGCGGGCGGGCGACCACCGGGAGCGGTTGCGCCGGCGTCTGGAGCCGTTCTTCGCCGAGCACGATGTGCTCCTCACCCCGGCGCTCGCCCGGCGCGGGCCCGCCGCCGCGCGCTGGCACGAGCGGGGGTGGCTGCGCAATCTGCTGGTGAACACCAACTACTCGCCGCTGACGCCCCCGTGGAACCTGACGGGCTGGCCGGCGATGTCGGTGCCGTTCGGCACTCTGCCGTCGGGCGCCCCCTGCGCGGTGCAGTTGGTGGGCCGCCCGGGTTCCGAGCGCGAACTCCTGGCGGTGGCGGGCCGGTTGGAGCAGCTGAACCCGTGGCGGCGGACGGCACCGCTCGACTGA
- a CDS encoding wax ester/triacylglycerol synthase family O-acyltransferase: protein MTSDLLAPLDLAFWNIESAEHPMHLAALGVFTANSPTAGAHAAELLATRAAAVPGLRMRIRDVWVPNVRLPLAFGGATREPVADFEPFDHVRLHAPTADFHTVAGRLMERPLERGRPPWEAHVLPGEDGTSFAVLFKFHHALADGLRALTLAAAVMDPIDMPAPRARPAEPPRGLLGEVRKLPDRVRGTFSDLGRALDIGASVARTTLDATLGARSSAALTSEASGTRSTAGVLVDLDDVHRIRKTVGGTVNDVLIAVVAGALRRWLDERGDGSEGVAPRALIPVSKRRPRTAHPQGNRLSGYLMKLPVDDPDPLRRLRTVRTAMDRNKDAGPNRGAGAVALLADHVLPLGHRLGGPLVSQAARLWFDILVTSVPLPSLGLRLGGCPLAEIYPLAPLAHGQSLAVAVSTYRGSVHYGLVADAEAVPDLERLSRAVTREVRELLAACEV from the coding sequence GCCCCACTCGACCTTGCGTTCTGGAACATCGAGTCCGCCGAACACCCCATGCATCTGGCCGCCCTGGGGGTCTTCACGGCGAACTCGCCCACCGCGGGCGCCCACGCCGCCGAGCTGCTCGCCACACGGGCCGCCGCCGTGCCAGGACTGCGGATGCGGATCCGGGACGTCTGGGTCCCGAACGTACGGCTGCCGCTGGCGTTCGGCGGTGCCACCCGTGAGCCCGTCGCCGACTTCGAGCCCTTCGACCACGTACGGCTGCACGCGCCGACCGCCGACTTCCACACGGTGGCCGGGCGGCTGATGGAGCGCCCGCTGGAGCGCGGCCGGCCGCCGTGGGAGGCGCATGTGCTGCCCGGGGAGGACGGCACCTCCTTCGCCGTCCTCTTCAAGTTCCACCACGCGCTGGCCGACGGGCTGCGGGCGCTGACGCTCGCCGCCGCCGTCATGGACCCCATCGACATGCCCGCGCCCCGGGCACGCCCCGCGGAGCCGCCGCGCGGTCTGCTCGGCGAGGTGCGCAAGCTGCCCGACCGGGTCCGGGGCACCTTCTCCGACCTCGGGCGCGCCCTCGACATCGGCGCGTCCGTCGCCCGCACCACGCTCGACGCGACCCTCGGCGCCCGCTCCTCCGCCGCGCTGACCTCCGAGGCCAGCGGTACCCGTAGTACCGCCGGGGTGCTCGTCGACCTCGACGACGTGCACCGCATCCGCAAGACCGTCGGCGGCACCGTCAACGACGTCCTCATCGCGGTCGTCGCGGGCGCCCTGCGGCGGTGGCTGGACGAGCGCGGGGACGGCAGCGAGGGGGTCGCGCCCCGGGCGCTGATCCCCGTCTCCAAGCGCCGGCCGCGCACGGCGCATCCGCAGGGCAACCGGCTCTCCGGGTATCTGATGAAACTGCCGGTGGACGATCCGGACCCGCTCCGGCGGCTGCGTACGGTCCGTACGGCGATGGACCGCAACAAGGACGCCGGGCCCAACCGGGGGGCGGGCGCGGTGGCCCTCCTCGCCGATCATGTGCTGCCGCTCGGGCACCGGCTCGGGGGGCCGCTGGTCAGCCAGGCCGCGCGTCTGTGGTTCGACATCCTCGTCACCAGCGTCCCACTGCCCAGCCTCGGCCTTCGCCTCGGGGGCTGCCCGCTCGCCGAGATCTATCCGCTGGCCCCGCTCGCCCACGGGCAGTCCCTGGCGGTGGCCGTGTCGACGTACCGGGGCAGCGTCCACTACGGGCTGGTCGCCGACGCGGAGGCCGTCCCGGATCTGGAGCGGCTGTCCCGTGCGGTCACCCGGGAGGTGCGGGAATTGTTGGCGGCGTGTGAGGTGTGA
- a CDS encoding IS4 family transposase has translation MFAPGHLGELTRIIPFEMVDAVLAETGAVQQRLRKIPARVVVYLLLAAALFEDCGYLAVWRRLTAALETIPVVKITGAGLWDARRRLGVRPMRALFDLLRGPATVIRTRGARFKGLLAVAIDGTYLDVPDSPPHRARLGKGSNRFGTAGYPQICLTALVACGTRAILDAAFGPRSQGETGHGRRLMRSLHAGMIVLLDRGFSGNAFLTAVAATEASFLARITATRKPPVLARFGDGSHLSRFGALEVRIIECEITVTTSQGRRTGLYRLATNLLDHHRYPASDLVSLYHERWEVESAYFAIKKTMLGRRVLRSTTPPGIAQEVYALLSAYQALRIAIADATGATPGTDPDRASFSVALRCARDQIVQAAGIIAGTTIDLVGTIGRTVLEHLMPARRLRISPRAVKRPLSRYAYKSLNIDRRTYTATLSINILTPTISP, from the coding sequence GTGTTCGCCCCGGGGCATCTGGGGGAACTCACCCGGATCATCCCGTTCGAGATGGTCGATGCGGTCCTTGCCGAGACCGGTGCTGTCCAGCAACGGCTGCGGAAGATTCCCGCCCGGGTGGTGGTCTACCTGCTGCTGGCCGCGGCCCTGTTCGAGGACTGCGGCTACCTGGCCGTCTGGCGCAGGCTCACCGCCGCGCTGGAGACGATACCGGTCGTGAAGATCACCGGCGCGGGGCTCTGGGACGCCCGCAGGCGTCTGGGCGTGCGGCCCATGCGGGCCCTGTTCGATCTGCTGCGCGGGCCGGCCACGGTGATCCGCACCCGCGGCGCCCGCTTCAAGGGCCTGCTGGCCGTTGCGATCGACGGCACCTACCTCGACGTTCCCGACAGCCCGCCGCACCGGGCCCGTCTGGGCAAGGGGTCCAACCGGTTCGGAACTGCCGGCTACCCGCAGATCTGCCTGACCGCGCTGGTGGCCTGTGGCACCCGGGCGATCCTGGATGCCGCCTTCGGACCGCGCTCCCAGGGAGAGACCGGACACGGCAGGCGGCTCATGCGCTCCCTGCACGCCGGAATGATCGTCCTGCTGGACCGGGGCTTTTCGGGCAACGCGTTCCTGACAGCCGTCGCCGCCACCGAAGCCTCCTTCCTCGCACGCATCACTGCCACCCGCAAACCTCCCGTCCTGGCCCGCTTCGGCGACGGCTCCCACCTCTCCCGCTTCGGCGCCCTCGAGGTCCGCATCATCGAATGCGAGATCACCGTCACCACCAGCCAGGGCCGCCGCACCGGGCTCTACCGGCTGGCCACCAACCTCCTGGACCACCACCGCTACCCGGCATCCGACCTGGTCAGTCTGTATCACGAGCGGTGGGAAGTGGAGTCCGCCTACTTCGCGATCAAGAAAACGATGCTGGGCCGGCGGGTCCTGCGCTCCACCACTCCGCCCGGCATCGCCCAGGAGGTCTACGCCCTGCTGAGCGCCTACCAGGCCCTGCGGATCGCTATCGCCGACGCCACAGGGGCCACACCCGGAACAGACCCGGACCGGGCCAGCTTCAGCGTTGCCCTGCGATGCGCCCGCGACCAGATCGTCCAGGCCGCGGGCATCATCGCCGGCACCACGATCGACCTCGTCGGGACGATCGGCCGAACCGTCCTGGAACACCTCATGCCCGCCCGCCGCCTCCGCATCAGCCCCCGCGCAGTGAAACGACCCCTGTCCCGATACGCCTACAAAAGCCTCAATATCGACCGACGCACCTACACAGCCACCCTCAGCATCAACATCTTGACGCCGACGATCAGCCCATAA